The proteins below are encoded in one region of Apium graveolens cultivar Ventura chromosome 4, ASM990537v1, whole genome shotgun sequence:
- the LOC141719233 gene encoding uncharacterized protein LOC141719233 has translation MSSTHNIWPIVIVNYNLPPWLNMKPENLILSTIIPGPNDPGNNIDVYMQPLIAKLKELWNVGVETYDASTDQNFMLHASVLWTISDFPDYAILPGWSTKGKLACPVCNYEMSSKYLKHSNKVCYMNHRKFLDPNHKWRSDKRRFNGNVETGKTPTMLSGREIEVLLDCYVNTFGKGGKRKVNCETNPWNKRSIFFDLPYWRDNLTRHNLDVMHIEKNICDSVLGTLLNIGGKIKDHIKSRYDLQESGIRKVLHPITGADGKSVIRAANFDLTNKEKDIFYSVFQNAKLPYGFGSNISRCVQDRLGNFLRDICAKVIEVGDLKRLQQEIIEIICQLEMIFPEPFFDIMVHLPVHLCKEIEYGGPIHQRWMYSIERYLGVLKRYIRNKSKPEGSIAEQYLADECLTFCARFLNDSQNNSLNDFASPGEGTGGYSLGSRKKKDGKDIHLSHDMWITAHRYVLFNYDDKEVEELIEKHHSLLANNANSKLYKRERTHADEICDWFKDEIGKKVVVSREVASLARGPR, from the exons ATGAGTTCCACACACAATATATGGCCAATTGTTATTGTTAACTATAACCTTCCTCCCTGGCTAAACATGAAACCAGAAAATTTAATCCTCTCAACAATCATACCTGGTCCCAACGATCCCGGAAACAATATCGATGTCTACATGCAGCCGTTGATCGCGAAACTAAAAGAGCTATGGAATGTAGGGGTGGAAACTTATGATGCTTCGACGGATCAGAACTTTATGTTACATGCAAGCGTCTTATGGACCATTAGTGACTTTCCCGACTATGCAATATTGCCGGGTTGGAGCACTAAAGGGAAGTTAGCATGTCCTGTATGTAATTACGAGATGTCATCGAAGTACTTGAAGCATAGCAATAAAGTGTGCTATATGAATCACCGAAAATTCCTAGATCCCAACCACAAGTGGAGGTCTGATAAGAGAAGATTCAATGGCAATGTTGAGACTGGAAAAACTCCAACAATGCTATCTGGGAGGGAAATTGAAGTTTTGTTGGATTGTTATGTGAACACATTTGGAAAGGGAGGTAAACGAAAGGTAAACTGCGAAACAAACCCTTGGAATAAGAGGTCAATATTTTTTGACTTACCTTATTGGAGGGACAACCTAACTCGACATAACCTGGATGTAATGCACATCGAGAAGAATATTTGCGATAGTGTTCTAGGCACATTGTTAAATATTGGAGGCAAGATAAAGGATCATATCAAATCTCGATATGATCTACAGGAATCAGGTATAAGGAAGGTCCTTCATCCCATCACTGGTGCTGATGGAAAATCTGTAATTAGGGCGGCGAACTTTGACCTGACCAACAAAGAAAAAGATATATTTTATTCTGTATTCCAAAATGCTAAGTTACCATATGGTTTTGGTTCGAATATTAGCAGATGCGTGCAGGACAG ACTTGGCAATTTTTTGAGAGATATATGTGCTAAAGTGATTGAGGTAGGTGATTTAAAAAGGTTGCAGCAGGAGATTATCGAAATAATTTGTCAACTTGAGATGATATTTCCGGAACCATTCTTTGACATAATGGTACACCTACCGGTACATTTATGCAAGGAAATAGAATATGGTGGACCAATCCATCAAAGGTGGATGTATTCGATTGAGAGATACCTTGGAGTATTAAAACGATATATTCGCAATAAGAGTAAACCAGAGGGATCGATTGCAGAACAGTACTTGGCAGATGAGTGTTTGACGTTCTGCGCAAGATTTCTAAATGATAGCCAGAATAACTCATTGAATGATTTTGCAAGTCCCGGTGAAGGAACTGGAGGGTATTCTCTTGGCTCAAGGAAGAAAAAAGATGGGAAAGATATTCATTTATCACATGATATGTGGATCACAGCTCATCGATATGTATTATTTAACTATGATGACAAGGAGGTTGAGGAGCTAATTGA GAAGCACCACTCATTGTTGGCAAATAACGCAAATTCTAAACTGTATAAAAGGGAAAGAACACATGCTGACGAAATATGTGACTGGTTCAAGGATGAAATAGGGAAAAAAGTCGTAGTTTCCCGGGAAGTAGCATCACTGGCAAGGGGTCCCAGATGA